A stretch of Ectothiorhodospiraceae bacterium BW-2 DNA encodes these proteins:
- a CDS encoding DUF1566 domain-containing protein: MLPLPLPRLLLRLLPLSLLLLLLPVTITQSATTTLETCSLNHRLNFSAAERDTNKMAQRIESTEGVTREQLTVIKQSLSRCQASVDAHISELTAQINALVQQKQNLLQNSDIEKIGQQIAANRQSRTDIEAELDKQLQSTSYRGLYMAILPYQGFIPRKNDLIQQAQQAITPQASADLNGIFIRSVTDITTTNHQTTLKDRITSRLSGTMTIDHTFLAETVTAARKLYYLVKVAVTPLQGKPDSATSASGSGAKVVNIAADDWEQQLQQQGADAPRIEAVKAVREQALRTIELQNNNQRTSDQQVLSETQRKLQQVDQRIATLEQEIAAKRATLQRILQQNDQRCATSPEACIGTATTAIDEQIAALKDNIMQIKEQQLFYRDTTVRLEGTQPYHDIATQALGVLAQLESSYTRDERIMELTMIENGILTNYERHKDTPVTRELERFWLYLTPTDNVADTFGVTVVSRFRMSDEIRQRFKQAATTQRVQTPQAAVAPPAPVAPPKVAQAYLTVRSNVSGDTVWIESRAVGPTGRHAHPLTPGSYTIKVTKPGYSDWQQQVTLGRGERETLRAVLVKQETKAEIEARAAAKARAEAEEARARAAARAEAEAKAKARAEATVASLTAAAAKTAAEVVPEATKSALIDNRYRDNGDGTVTDVVTKLMWQRCLVGQHWSGSGCRGEAGEFGWKDANNMGKGFFGGRSEPWASAVKFAGHTDWRLPTIEELNSLVYCSSGETDDGMGDGSRYPFAGMENQDGCDGDYQRPTINLQAFPDTPSSNVWSASAFAGNSDGAWNVFFGYGGSPYYNRSNSYGVRLVRSGQ, from the coding sequence ATGCTACCCCTACCCCTGCCCCGGCTGCTACTACGGTTATTGCCACTGTCACTGCTGCTATTGTTATTACCTGTAACTATCACCCAAAGCGCCACCACTACCCTAGAGACCTGCTCCTTAAACCACCGTTTGAACTTTAGTGCCGCCGAACGGGATACTAACAAGATGGCGCAGCGTATTGAGAGCACCGAGGGGGTGACTCGCGAGCAGCTAACGGTGATAAAACAGAGCCTTAGCCGCTGTCAGGCGAGTGTTGATGCCCATATTAGCGAACTGACCGCACAGATAAACGCCCTAGTGCAGCAGAAGCAGAATCTGCTACAAAACAGCGATATAGAGAAGATAGGCCAACAGATAGCGGCCAATCGCCAGAGCCGAACCGATATCGAAGCGGAGCTTGATAAACAGCTCCAATCTACCAGCTACCGTGGGCTCTACATGGCGATACTCCCCTATCAAGGCTTCATTCCGCGCAAAAACGACCTCATTCAACAGGCGCAACAGGCGATTACCCCTCAGGCTAGCGCTGATCTAAACGGTATCTTCATCCGCTCAGTGACCGACATCACCACCACCAACCACCAGACGACCCTAAAAGACCGCATCACCAGCCGTCTCAGTGGCACGATGACTATCGACCACACCTTCTTGGCCGAAACGGTAACTGCCGCCCGTAAGCTCTACTACCTAGTTAAGGTTGCCGTGACCCCGCTACAGGGCAAACCCGACAGCGCCACCAGTGCTAGCGGTAGCGGTGCCAAAGTGGTTAATATTGCCGCCGATGATTGGGAGCAGCAGCTACAACAACAGGGTGCCGACGCCCCCCGCATCGAAGCGGTGAAAGCGGTGCGCGAGCAGGCGCTGCGTACCATTGAGTTACAAAACAACAACCAGCGTACCAGCGACCAACAGGTGCTGAGCGAGACTCAGCGCAAACTACAGCAGGTTGACCAGCGCATTGCCACCTTAGAGCAGGAGATTGCCGCTAAACGCGCCACCCTACAGCGGATTTTGCAACAAAACGACCAGCGCTGCGCCACCTCACCTGAGGCGTGTATTGGTACCGCTACCACGGCGATTGATGAACAGATTGCCGCCCTTAAAGACAATATTATGCAGATTAAAGAGCAGCAACTCTTCTATCGCGACACCACCGTTCGTTTAGAGGGGACTCAACCCTACCACGACATCGCCACTCAGGCGCTCGGCGTACTGGCGCAACTGGAGAGCAGCTATACCCGCGATGAGCGAATTATGGAGCTGACCATGATTGAAAATGGCATTTTGACTAACTACGAGCGCCATAAAGATACTCCGGTTACCCGCGAGTTGGAACGCTTTTGGCTCTACCTGACCCCGACTGACAATGTCGCCGATACTTTTGGGGTTACGGTGGTGAGTCGGTTTCGGATGAGCGATGAGATTCGCCAACGCTTTAAGCAGGCGGCAACGACTCAACGGGTGCAGACGCCACAGGCCGCCGTTGCGCCGCCGGCTCCTGTCGCACCACCCAAGGTTGCGCAGGCCTACTTAACCGTGCGCAGTAATGTCAGCGGTGATACTGTCTGGATAGAGAGTAGAGCAGTCGGCCCAACCGGCCGCCACGCCCATCCACTCACCCCAGGGAGCTATACCATCAAAGTGACCAAGCCCGGCTATAGCGACTGGCAACAGCAGGTGACCCTAGGTCGCGGCGAGCGAGAGACCCTGAGGGCTGTGCTGGTAAAACAGGAGACAAAAGCAGAGATTGAGGCAAGAGCAGCGGCTAAGGCGAGAGCAGAGGCAGAAGAAGCTAGGGCGAGAGCAGCGGCAAGAGCAGAGGCAGAAGCTAAGGCTAAGGCAAGGGCAGAGGCAACGGTAGCATCATTGACAGCAGCAGCGGCAAAAACAGCGGCTGAGGTGGTGCCGGAGGCAACAAAGAGCGCTCTGATAGATAACCGCTACCGTGATAATGGCGATGGCACTGTGACCGATGTGGTTACTAAACTAATGTGGCAGCGCTGTCTTGTCGGTCAGCATTGGAGTGGCAGTGGCTGTAGGGGTGAAGCTGGGGAATTTGGGTGGAAGGATGCTAACAATATGGGAAAAGGGTTTTTTGGAGGAAGGTCTGAACCGTGGGCCTCGGCGGTCAAATTTGCCGGCCACACCGACTGGCGCTTGCCAACCATTGAGGAGCTAAACTCGCTAGTTTACTGCTCAAGCGGAGAAACCGATGACGGAATGGGCGATGGCAGTCGCTACCCCTTTGCCGGAATGGAAAATCAAGACGGATGTGATGGCGACTATCAACGCCCAACCATTAATCTGCAAGCTTTTCCTGATACGCCAAGCTCGAATGTCTGGTCGGCTTCGGCCTTTGCCGGCAATAGTGACGGTGCCTGGAATGTCTTTTTCGGCTATGGCGGCTCCCCCTACTACAACCGTTCCAACTCTTACGGTGTGCGGCTGGTTCGTAGCGGACAGTGA
- the lysS gene encoding lysine--tRNA ligase, translating to MSDATPPNESQDENRLIAERREKLQRLRQQQPVAFPNQFRRDSYAKELQQRYESYDKQQLTEAAVECRVAGRMMAKRIMGKASFLTVQDMSGSLQLYIQREAVGEAFYNDAFKHWDIGDIVGAVGELFRTGKGELSLRVAKVELLTKSLRPLPEKFHGLSDQETRYRQRYLDLIASEESRRTFTLRSKIVQFIRDFMNRRDFLEVETPMMQMIPGGATARPFITHHNALDIDLYLRIAPELYLKRLVVGGFERVYEINRNFRNEGLSSRHNPEFTMIEFYQAYADYHDLMDLTETMLRELTQALLGTTTIEYQGERYDFGQPFSRMTVLESILHFNPALSLTQLQNETTARQVAQQLGIVLQPYYGLGKVQIEIFEKSVEHRLQQPTFITAYPTEVSPLARRSDSDPFVTDRFEFFVGGREIANGFSELNDPEDQASRFKQQVEEKEAGDEEAMHFDADYITALEYGLPPTAGEGIGIDRLVMLLTDSPSIRDVLLFPHMKHA from the coding sequence ATGAGTGACGCGACCCCCCCTAACGAGAGTCAGGATGAGAATCGACTAATTGCCGAGCGGCGAGAGAAGTTGCAGCGACTGCGACAGCAGCAGCCGGTCGCTTTTCCGAACCAGTTTCGGCGCGATAGCTACGCAAAAGAGTTACAACAGCGCTATGAGTCGTATGATAAGCAGCAGCTGACGGAGGCTGCCGTCGAGTGTCGGGTGGCCGGGCGCATGATGGCCAAACGGATTATGGGCAAGGCGAGTTTTCTGACCGTGCAAGATATGAGCGGTTCGCTACAGCTCTACATTCAGCGCGAGGCGGTGGGGGAGGCGTTCTATAACGATGCCTTTAAGCACTGGGATATTGGCGATATTGTCGGTGCGGTTGGGGAGCTGTTTCGTACCGGTAAGGGGGAGCTATCGCTACGGGTAGCGAAAGTTGAGTTACTGACCAAATCGCTGCGACCGCTACCGGAGAAGTTTCATGGTCTAAGTGATCAGGAGACTCGCTATCGCCAGCGCTACCTTGATCTGATTGCGAGCGAAGAGAGTCGGCGCACCTTTACTCTGCGCTCGAAAATTGTGCAGTTTATCCGCGATTTTATGAACCGGCGCGACTTTTTGGAGGTCGAAACGCCGATGATGCAGATGATTCCCGGCGGGGCGACAGCTAGGCCGTTTATTACCCACCATAACGCCCTTGATATCGATCTCTATCTGCGTATCGCCCCAGAGCTCTATCTAAAACGGCTGGTGGTCGGCGGTTTTGAGCGGGTCTATGAGATTAATCGTAATTTTCGCAATGAGGGGCTATCGTCGCGCCATAATCCCGAATTTACTATGATTGAGTTCTATCAGGCCTATGCCGATTACCACGATTTGATGGATTTAACCGAGACGATGCTACGAGAGTTGACCCAAGCGCTACTTGGCACCACCACGATCGAGTATCAGGGGGAGCGCTACGACTTTGGTCAGCCCTTTAGTCGCATGACAGTGCTAGAGTCGATTCTGCACTTTAATCCCGCTTTGAGTTTAACGCAGCTACAAAATGAGACGACAGCGCGTCAAGTGGCGCAACAGTTGGGGATTGTGTTGCAGCCCTACTACGGTTTGGGCAAGGTGCAGATTGAGATTTTTGAGAAGAGTGTGGAGCACCGTCTGCAGCAGCCGACCTTTATTACCGCCTATCCGACCGAGGTCTCCCCGTTAGCGCGGCGCAGCGATAGCGATCCTTTTGTGACCGATCGCTTTGAGTTTTTTGTCGGTGGGCGTGAAATTGCCAACGGTTTCTCTGAGTTAAATGATCCTGAAGATCAGGCCAGTCGCTTTAAACAGCAGGTAGAGGAGAAGGAGGCGGGTGATGAGGAGGCGATGCACTTCGATGCCGACTATATCACCGCACTAGAGTATGGCCTACCGCCGACGGCCGGGGAGGGGATCGGGATTGATCGGTTAGTGATGCTATTAACCGATTCGCCATCGATTCGCGATGTGCTGCTATTTCCGCACATGAAACACGCTTAA
- a CDS encoding cytochrome c, producing MLKPLVALTTLTALLATPPLALADGDQHPAIKYRQASMALIVANVKPMGDMLKNKIPWNEAQFRQYASDLAAVASINQLRGYPDEMVMGKTAAKEAIWDNFDDFSQKMEQFQQGAAELAQVSGSGDRKLIGEAFATVGKSCKSCHDDYKEK from the coding sequence ATGTTAAAACCGCTTGTAGCCCTAACAACCCTCACCGCCCTACTAGCGACCCCCCCCCTTGCGCTAGCCGACGGCGATCAGCACCCTGCCATTAAATATCGTCAAGCCTCTATGGCGCTCATTGTCGCTAATGTTAAACCGATGGGCGATATGTTAAAAAATAAGATTCCTTGGAATGAGGCGCAGTTTCGTCAATATGCTAGCGATCTCGCCGCTGTCGCCTCCATCAATCAGCTACGCGGTTACCCCGATGAGATGGTGATGGGTAAGACGGCTGCTAAAGAGGCGATTTGGGACAATTTCGACGACTTTAGCCAGAAGATGGAGCAGTTCCAGCAGGGAGCAGCCGAGCTAGCGCAGGTGAGCGGCAGCGGTGATCGTAAGCTCATCGGTGAGGCGTTTGCCACTGTCGGTAAGAGCTGCAAATCGTGCCACGACGACTACAAAGAGAAGTAG
- a CDS encoding BolA/IbaG family iron-sulfur metabolism protein yields the protein MQPEQVADIVRQSFNDCEVSVSGDSGHLNVTVIGEQFAGMSAVNKQRSVYKVLADYITSGELHAVNIHCHTPSERQKALSFPISDS from the coding sequence ATGCAACCTGAACAGGTCGCCGACATTGTGCGTCAGAGTTTTAACGACTGCGAAGTTAGCGTCAGTGGTGACAGTGGCCACCTTAATGTGACCGTCATCGGCGAACAGTTTGCCGGTATGAGCGCTGTCAATAAGCAGCGTTCGGTCTATAAGGTGCTGGCCGACTATATTACCAGTGGCGAACTGCATGCGGTCAATATCCACTGCCACACCCCGTCCGAGAGGCAGAAGGCGCTCTCATTCCCAATCAGTGACAGCTAA